Proteins encoded by one window of Burkholderia plantarii:
- a CDS encoding tyrosine-type recombinase/integrase, whose protein sequence is MLTDTALRNLKPKSKIYKASDRDGMYVTVSPSGTVTFRYDYRFNGRRETLTIGRYGPDGISLAMARELLLDARKAILKGTSPALEKQREKRRVTDIKTFGTAMETYLAHTRWADSTRAARQHIIDRDILPTFRNRLLTEIQPEDLRAFCNKVKERGAPSTAVQIRDIVKQVYVYAIAHGEKVDNPADSVGPSTIATFVPKDRALSPLEIRLFVQQMESVATYPTIKLALRLILLTLVRKSELIQATWDEVDFENKTWTIPKQRMKGRNPHVVYLSRQALDIFVTLHACAAGSRFVFPSRYDAQRYMSNATLNRVTGLVAEAAQAKGLPLQPFTVHDLRRTGSTLLNEIGFNRDWIEKCLAHEEGRSSRSVYNKAEYAEQRRHMLQEWANMIDAWGGGQTYVPKLMPENVVVPALSAMA, encoded by the coding sequence ATGCTTACTGACACTGCACTGCGTAATTTGAAGCCTAAGTCCAAGATTTATAAGGCTTCTGACCGGGACGGGATGTACGTGACGGTATCGCCCAGCGGTACTGTTACCTTCCGCTACGACTACCGTTTCAACGGCCGCCGTGAAACGCTGACCATCGGGCGCTATGGCCCTGACGGTATTTCACTGGCAATGGCGCGCGAACTGCTGCTGGACGCGCGAAAGGCCATTCTCAAGGGCACATCGCCCGCGCTAGAAAAGCAGCGCGAGAAACGCCGTGTGACCGACATCAAGACCTTCGGCACGGCGATGGAGACCTATTTGGCCCATACACGATGGGCCGACAGCACTCGCGCCGCGCGTCAGCACATTATTGATCGGGACATCCTTCCGACTTTTCGGAATCGTCTGCTGACTGAAATTCAGCCTGAAGACCTGCGGGCCTTTTGCAACAAGGTCAAGGAACGCGGAGCACCGTCCACCGCGGTGCAGATTCGGGACATCGTGAAGCAGGTCTATGTCTACGCCATCGCTCACGGGGAAAAGGTGGACAACCCTGCTGACAGCGTGGGGCCATCCACGATCGCCACCTTCGTGCCCAAGGATCGCGCCTTGTCTCCGCTGGAGATCCGGCTGTTCGTGCAACAGATGGAATCGGTGGCGACCTATCCGACGATCAAGCTGGCGCTGCGCCTGATCTTGCTGACGCTGGTACGCAAGAGCGAATTGATCCAGGCTACTTGGGATGAGGTCGATTTCGAGAACAAAACCTGGACGATTCCGAAGCAGCGGATGAAAGGGCGCAATCCGCATGTGGTCTACCTGTCTCGCCAGGCGCTCGACATCTTCGTCACGCTTCACGCTTGCGCGGCCGGCTCACGGTTCGTTTTCCCATCTCGTTACGACGCACAGCGGTATATGTCCAATGCAACCTTGAATCGAGTCACAGGACTTGTGGCGGAGGCGGCACAAGCCAAGGGGCTGCCGCTGCAACCGTTCACCGTCCATGACCTGCGCCGCACCGGCTCGACGCTGTTGAACGAAATCGGTTTTAACCGCGACTGGATCGAGAAGTGTTTGGCACACGAGGAGGGACGTTCCTCGCGCTCGGTCTACAACAAGGCCGAATATGCCGAGCAGCGGCGCCACATGCTGCAAGAGTGGGCCAACATGATTGACGCTTGGGGCGGCGGGCAGACTTACGTGCCGAAGCTGATGCCGGAGAACGTGGTGGTGCCGGCGTTGAGCGCGATGGCTTGA
- a CDS encoding glyoxalase superfamily protein translates to MDTQQLKVFAERLRACLERHNLPLKHGQALDLIAAIPGLRNWPEVNAFPARVSAAQWDSNSADRLAKRIAKQHGLILPVDEMLQTLEPSAASVLKVWPDGPVPGVYVTTSQKAIDAAIAKYEAATDGALLYAENAGRSSDAAIDLGEHGLFSRGMDRLPSGTLVVVGPVPLTQESWSDNKDRLNTAANLAYSSSLRVVVLAETPLPENLHSDIDLLLRPDDEGLDSDPVDVLGIVTESGDLQVVQPFVQRRAAPSAAQHFTTSQRLPQLLEDALRLAVAKRPYGIIVLGITPGDTQRKALLEAVLPLTEHAGPAVRIQPTFRPGYGKDDFPLSPHFEGLPVFPSIESAYAHGYRRMVIESSHHGAGDAIARHAHEVCFLIRSFSTEVAGAWMSSLPALIDKPNALDVITAVLCAADVSAKTGTVTICDAFVGGSSPAPKDDDIDRLAEHMEAHRAVRWQEQLDALLAARTVTPAQAKKALRRHNVDDYLASRKAAQV, encoded by the coding sequence ATGGACACCCAGCAGCTCAAGGTGTTCGCGGAGCGCTTGCGCGCCTGCCTCGAACGCCACAACCTCCCCCTCAAGCACGGTCAGGCACTCGACCTGATCGCAGCCATTCCTGGCTTGCGTAACTGGCCCGAAGTGAATGCGTTCCCCGCTCGCGTATCGGCTGCGCAATGGGACAGCAATTCGGCTGATCGGCTCGCCAAGCGCATTGCGAAACAGCATGGCCTGATCCTGCCGGTGGATGAAATGCTCCAAACACTGGAGCCATCGGCCGCCAGCGTTTTGAAGGTCTGGCCCGACGGCCCCGTGCCCGGCGTGTACGTGACGACCTCTCAAAAGGCCATTGACGCGGCCATCGCCAAGTACGAGGCCGCCACCGACGGCGCACTGCTCTATGCGGAGAACGCCGGCCGTTCTTCGGACGCGGCCATCGACTTGGGCGAACACGGCCTGTTCTCCCGCGGCATGGACCGACTGCCTAGCGGCACGCTGGTCGTGGTCGGCCCCGTGCCGTTGACGCAGGAATCGTGGAGCGACAACAAGGACCGGCTGAACACGGCGGCCAATCTTGCCTATTCGTCCTCGCTGCGCGTCGTGGTCTTGGCAGAGACGCCGCTGCCCGAGAATCTGCACAGCGACATCGACCTGCTGCTGCGGCCCGACGATGAAGGTCTCGACAGCGATCCCGTTGACGTGCTCGGGATCGTCACCGAATCAGGCGATCTGCAAGTGGTACAGCCGTTTGTGCAGCGTCGAGCAGCGCCGTCGGCTGCGCAGCACTTCACGACGAGTCAGCGTCTGCCGCAGCTACTCGAAGATGCACTGAGGCTTGCGGTGGCAAAGCGTCCCTACGGGATCATTGTGCTCGGCATTACGCCTGGCGATACACAGCGCAAGGCATTGCTGGAGGCCGTTCTGCCTCTGACCGAGCACGCAGGGCCAGCCGTTCGCATCCAACCGACGTTTCGCCCTGGCTACGGGAAAGACGATTTCCCGTTGTCACCGCATTTCGAGGGGCTTCCGGTCTTCCCATCCATCGAAAGCGCCTATGCGCATGGCTATCGTCGTATGGTGATCGAGTCCTCCCATCACGGCGCCGGTGACGCAATCGCTCGGCATGCGCATGAGGTGTGCTTCTTGATTCGTTCCTTCTCGACCGAGGTTGCTGGCGCATGGATGAGCAGCCTGCCCGCTCTGATCGATAAGCCCAATGCACTTGATGTCATCACGGCAGTCCTGTGCGCTGCCGACGTGTCCGCCAAAACGGGGACAGTGACGATTTGCGACGCCTTTGTCGGCGGGTCGTCACCAGCCCCCAAGGATGACGACATCGACAGGCTGGCGGAACACATGGAGGCACATCGCGCCGTGCGATGGCAGGAGCAGTTGGACGCATTGCTGGCCGCCCGCACGGTGACACCTGCACAAGCCAAGAAGGCCCTGCGTCGGCACAACGTAGACGACTACCTGGCCTCACGCAAAGCGGCGCAGGTGTAG
- the guaA gene encoding glutamine-hydrolyzing GMP synthase — MHDKILILDFGSQVTQLIARRVREAHVYCEIHPNDVSDDFVREFAPKGVILSGSHASTYEDHQLRAPQAVWDLGVPVLGICYGMQTMAVQLGGKVEWSDHREFGYAEVRAHGHTRLLDGIEDFRTEEGHGMLKVWMSHGDKVGELPPGFKLMASTPSCPIAAMADEERGYYAVQFHPEVTHTLKGRQLLERFVLEIAAAKPDWVMRDHIEEAVALIREQVGSEEVILGLSGGVDSSVAAALIHRAIGDQLTCVFVDHGLLRLNEGQMVLDMFAGRLHAKVVHVDASEQFLGHLAGVTDPEAKRKIIGREFVEVFQAEAKKLSNAKWLAQGTIYPDVIESGGAKTKKATTIKSHHNVGGLPETLGLKLLEPLRDLFKDEVRELGVALGLPAEMVYRHPFPGPGLGVRILGEVKRDYAELLRRADAIFIEELRGTIANEQDVAAGICDASQVGKSWYDLTSQAFAVFLPVKSVGVMGDGRTYDYVTALRAVQTTDFMTAHWAHLPYALLGRVSNRIINEVRGINRVVYDVSGKPPATIEWE, encoded by the coding sequence ATGCACGACAAAATCCTGATTCTCGACTTCGGTTCGCAAGTCACCCAACTGATTGCGCGGCGGGTTCGCGAAGCGCACGTCTACTGCGAAATCCATCCGAACGACGTCAGTGACGATTTCGTCCGCGAGTTCGCGCCGAAGGGCGTGATCCTGTCGGGTAGCCACGCGAGCACCTACGAGGATCACCAGCTGCGCGCGCCGCAGGCCGTCTGGGATCTCGGCGTGCCGGTGCTCGGCATCTGCTACGGGATGCAGACCATGGCCGTGCAGCTTGGCGGCAAGGTGGAGTGGAGCGATCACCGCGAATTCGGCTATGCCGAAGTGCGCGCGCACGGCCACACGCGCCTGCTCGACGGAATCGAGGATTTTCGCACCGAGGAAGGCCACGGCATGCTGAAGGTGTGGATGAGCCACGGCGACAAGGTGGGCGAGCTGCCGCCCGGCTTCAAGCTGATGGCGTCGACGCCGAGCTGCCCGATCGCCGCGATGGCCGATGAAGAGCGCGGCTACTACGCCGTGCAGTTCCACCCGGAAGTGACGCATACCTTGAAGGGCCGCCAGCTGCTCGAGCGCTTCGTGCTCGAGATCGCCGCCGCGAAGCCGGACTGGGTGATGCGCGACCATATCGAGGAAGCCGTCGCGCTGATTCGCGAGCAGGTGGGCAGCGAGGAAGTGATCCTCGGCCTGTCGGGCGGCGTCGATTCGAGCGTGGCCGCCGCGCTGATCCATCGTGCGATCGGCGACCAGCTGACTTGCGTGTTCGTGGATCACGGCCTGCTTCGCCTGAACGAAGGGCAGATGGTGCTCGACATGTTCGCGGGGCGGCTGCATGCGAAGGTGGTCCATGTGGATGCGTCGGAGCAGTTCCTCGGCCATCTCGCCGGCGTGACCGATCCGGAGGCGAAGCGCAAGATCATCGGGCGTGAATTCGTCGAAGTGTTCCAGGCCGAGGCGAAGAAGCTCAGCAACGCGAAGTGGCTCGCGCAGGGCACGATCTATCCGGACGTGATCGAATCGGGCGGCGCGAAGACGAAGAAGGCCACGACGATCAAGAGCCACCACAACGTGGGCGGGCTGCCGGAGACGCTGGGATTGAAGCTGCTCGAGCCGCTGCGTGACTTGTTCAAGGACGAGGTGCGCGAGCTGGGCGTCGCGCTCGGGCTGCCAGCGGAGATGGTGTATCGCCATCCGTTCCCGGGGCCGGGTTTGGGCGTGCGGATCCTGGGAGAAGTGAAGCGCGATTACGCGGAGCTGCTGCGTCGCGCCGATGCGATCTTCATCGAGGAACTGCGCGGCACGATCGCCAACGAGCAGGATGTGGCGGCGGGGATCTGCGATGCGTCGCAGGTCGGGAAGTCGTGGTACGACCTTACCAGCCAGGCGTTTGCGGTGTTCCTGCCGGTGAAGTCGGTGGGGGTGATGGGAGATGGGCGGACCTACGACTATGTGACCGCGCTGCGCGCGGTGCAGACCACCGATTTCATGACGGCGCATTGGGCGCATCTGCCGTATGCGCTGCTGGGGCGGGTTTCGAATCGCATCATTAATGAAGTGCGCGGGATCAATCGGGTGGTGTATGACGTGTCGGGGAAGCCGCCGGCTACGATCGAGTGGGAGTGA
- a CDS encoding helix-turn-helix transcriptional regulator produces the protein MESDVEQLSQTSNALPLPGTEAYDELPQFPKRSPLPFRRTIRRQELRQIVPLAETTIYEMERRGEFPRRFNLTPRCVVWDLAEVEAWVEQRKQARRGSVSKPDVHLRKTRPVRAGSSVE, from the coding sequence ATGGAGTCCGACGTGGAACAGCTATCGCAAACATCAAATGCGCTCCCCTTGCCGGGGACGGAAGCCTACGACGAACTGCCGCAATTCCCGAAACGCAGCCCCCTTCCCTTCCGGCGCACCATCCGACGCCAGGAATTGCGGCAGATCGTCCCCCTGGCGGAAACAACGATCTACGAAATGGAGCGCCGCGGTGAATTCCCGCGCCGCTTTAACCTGACGCCGCGCTGCGTCGTGTGGGACTTGGCCGAAGTAGAGGCATGGGTCGAGCAACGCAAGCAAGCTCGTCGTGGCAGCGTCTCGAAGCCGGATGTCCACCTACGAAAAACCCGCCCTGTTCGGGCGGGTTCGAGCGTGGAATGA